Part of the Paenibacillus sp. JNUCC32 genome is shown below.
ACCTTATCTCCCATCAGCGTAGACACGCGCCGCTCCGCTTTGGCGGCATCTTCGATTTGAACCTGCAGCAAGGTGCGTGTTTCCGGGTTCATCGTCGTTTCCCATAACTGCTCCGGGTTCATCTCGCCCAGTCCCTTGTAGCGCTGCAGTTCAAAATTTTTGAATTCCTTCAAATAATTAGCCAGCTGCTCATCCGTCCAGGCATACCGCACGGTTTCCAGCTTGCCGGATTTGCTGGCGATTTTATACAGCGGAGGCTGCGCGAGATAGACGCGGCCTTCATCAATCAACGGCTTCATGTATCTGTAGAAGAACGTGAGCAGCAGCACCTGAATGTGGGCTCCATCCGTATCCGCATCGGTCATGATGATGATTTTCGAATAATTGCTGTCCCCGGCGGTAAACTCCGTGCCGATCCCCGCGCCGATCGCGGATACGATCGCACGGTATTCGTCATTCTTCAGGATGTCGGCCAGCTTGGATTTTTCCGGGTTCATCGGCTTCCCTTTAAGCGGCAGGATCGCCTGGATCTTCGAATCCCGCCCCTGTTTCGCCGAGCCGCCAGCGGAGTCCCCTTCGACAATGAACAATTCGGTTCGCGAAAAATCCTTGGACTGGGCCGGTGTCAGCTTGCCCCCAAGATTGGAACTCTCGCTGCGCTTCTTGCCGCTGCGCATCTCATCCCTTGCCTTCCGGGCCGCTTCGCGCGCTTTGGAGGCCTGAATGGCCTTCTTCAGCAGCGTTTGGGCGACCTGCGGATTTTCCTCTAGGAAAATTTGCATCTTCTCGGTAACGATGCTGTCCACCGCGCTCCGCGCAGAGGCGCTTCCCAGCTGGTCCTTCGTCTGACCCACGAATTCGACCTCAGCCATCTTGACGCTGATTACGGTCATCATGCCTTCCCGGAGGTCATTCCCCTCCAGATTCTTGTCCTTTTCCTTCAGAAGATTGTTCTTTCGTGCATAATCGTTCATGACGCGGGTATACGCCGTCTTGAAGCCCGTCTCATGCGTACCGCCTCCGCGCGTCGGGATCGAGTTAACGAACGAGGCCAGCGTTTCGGTGTATCCTGCATTATATTGAAGGGCGATTTCGACTTCGATGTCATCCTTCTCGGCATAAAAATGGATCACATCGTGCAGCACGTCCTTGCCTTCATTCAAGAACTGCACGAACTGGCTTGCGCCGCCTTCATAAAAAAATTCTTCCCCATTCCCGCTCCGCTCGTCTTTCAAGACGATCCGGAGTCCTGAATTCAGGAAGGCGATCTCCTGTAAGCGCTCTGCAAGCGTGTCGTAGTTCAGATGCGTTCCCGCGGTAAACACGCGCGCGTCCGGTTTAAACGTGATTTTCGTCCCTGTTTTGTTCGTATTGCCCAGCACCTCAAGACCGGTTACCGGTTCTCCGACATGCTCTTTTCCTTTTTTGTCCTGCCAGTACTCGAAGCGTTGGCGGTGAATTTTACCTTCGCGGTATATCTCCACTTCCAGCCACTCGGACAGCGCATTGGTTACGGATGCGCCAACGCCGTGAAGGCCGCCGGACTTCTTGTATCCGGAACCGCCGAATTTGCCGCCGGCATGCAAAATCGTGAAGACCACCTGCGGCGTGGGAATGCCTGTCTTGTGCATCCCGGTCGGAATGCCGCGCCCGTTATCGTATACCGTCGCGGATCCGTCTTTATGCAAAGTAATTTCAATTCTCGAGCAGTACTTGGCCAAATGCTCGTCTACGGCGTTGTCCACAATTTCCCATACCAGATGATGCAGACCCGACGAGCTTGTGCTCCCTATGTACATGCCTGGCCGTTTGCGTACCGCAACAAGGCCTTCGAGCACTTGAATGTCGTCAGCA
Proteins encoded:
- the parE gene encoding DNA topoisomerase IV subunit B gives rise to the protein MVEQIDMFAESSKNGGTNRSGYDADDIQVLEGLVAVRKRPGMYIGSTSSSGLHHLVWEIVDNAVDEHLAKYCSRIEITLHKDGSATVYDNGRGIPTGMHKTGIPTPQVVFTILHAGGKFGGSGYKKSGGLHGVGASVTNALSEWLEVEIYREGKIHRQRFEYWQDKKGKEHVGEPVTGLEVLGNTNKTGTKITFKPDARVFTAGTHLNYDTLAERLQEIAFLNSGLRIVLKDERSGNGEEFFYEGGASQFVQFLNEGKDVLHDVIHFYAEKDDIEVEIALQYNAGYTETLASFVNSIPTRGGGTHETGFKTAYTRVMNDYARKNNLLKEKDKNLEGNDLREGMMTVISVKMAEVEFVGQTKDQLGSASARSAVDSIVTEKMQIFLEENPQVAQTLLKKAIQASKAREAARKARDEMRSGKKRSESSNLGGKLTPAQSKDFSRTELFIVEGDSAGGSAKQGRDSKIQAILPLKGKPMNPEKSKLADILKNDEYRAIVSAIGAGIGTEFTAGDSNYSKIIIMTDADTDGAHIQVLLLTFFYRYMKPLIDEGRVYLAQPPLYKIASKSGKLETVRYAWTDEQLANYLKEFKNFELQRYKGLGEMNPEQLWETTMNPETRTLLQVQIEDAAKAERRVSTLMGDKVDPRKRWIVENVNFAEFEE